A stretch of Episyrphus balteatus chromosome 2, idEpiBalt1.1, whole genome shotgun sequence DNA encodes these proteins:
- the LOC129911271 gene encoding large subunit GTPase 1 homolog: MSKKNKSTLGRSLIKDHYGQANHKKKVNNDSMLHTTEVQDGYDWGRLNLQSVTEESSFQEFLRTAELAGTEFQAEKLNIAFVNPKSNIGLLSKTEETLLKKKHFDKKDLLKIPRRPKWTQFTTAEDLQKAEGESFLEWRRNIALLQEDDEMLMTPYEKNLEFWRQLWRVVEKSDVVVQIVDARNPLLFRSKDLEDYVKEVDDAKMNMILVNKSDLLTPEQRQIWAEYFDKENIKVAFFSAVQAEEEAKAAKLKEQEEEDEEEKNAQNSDEAEVDEDDDDSKAIAVEELRKATEAIIKGLDKTEEQLRTIENQIGVVQKTQGNSSQLLNRAELTELFRNVYQGTKKLENIVTIGLVGYPNVGKSSTINALMAEKKVSVSATPGKTKHFQTLFLEKDIMLCDCPGLVMPSFVLTKADMILNGILPIDQMRDHVPPVNLLCARIPKHILEDKYGIIIAKPIEGEDPNRPPHAEELLLAYGYNRGFMTANGQPDQSRSARYVLKDYVNGKLLYCHAPNGVEQESFHTFPARVRKEIEEESLPKQQQRAMRINKNTAANEINDQFFKTNSGAPHAKGRASFPHIGNSSQGDVDGQATGVPNKPWRRPKKEKREKLRKKFVHLDQH, encoded by the exons ATGAGcaagaaaaataaatcaactttggGTAGATCTTTAATAAAAGATCATTATGGACAAGCAAATCATAAAAAGAAAGTTAACAATGATTCAATG ttaCATACAACCGAAGTTCAAGACGGCTACGACTGGGGTCGTCTCAATCTTCAATCCGTAACCGAAGAATCATCATTTCAAGAGTTTCTTCGTACAGCCGAACTAGCAGGTACTGAATTTCAAGCTGAAAAACTTAATATTGCATTCGTTAATCCCAAAAGCAACATTGGTTTGCTGTCGAAAACCGAAGAGacacttttgaaaaagaaacactttgataaaaaagatttattgAAAATTCCACGTCGTCCCAAGTGGACTCAATTTACTACAGCTGAAGATTTACAAAAAGCTGAAGGTGAATCTTTTCTCGAATGGAGACGAAACATTGCTTTGTTGCAAGAAGATGACGAAATGCTTATGACTCCATACGAAAAGAATTTAGAATTTTGGAGGCAATTATGGCGCGTAGTGGAAAAGAGTGATGTCGTTGTTCAGATTGTCGATGCTAGAAATCCATTACTCTTTCGTAGTAAGGATCTCGAAGACTATGTCAAAGAAGTCGATGATGCTAAAATGAATATGATTCTGGTAAACAAATCGGATTTACTGACTCCTGAACAAAGACAAATCTGGGCAGAGTATTTTGATAAAGAAAACATCAAGGTAGCATTTTTTTCAGCTGTTCAAGCAGAAGAAGAAGCTAAAGCTGCAAAGTTGAAAGAACAAGAggaagaagatgaagaagaaaaaaatgccCAAAACTCTGATGAAGCCGAAGTTGACGAAGATGATGATGACTCAAAGGCTATTGCAGTAGAAGAATTAAGAAAAGCTACCGAGGCAATAATAAAAGGCTTGGATAAAACTGAAGAACAACTGAGAACAATTGAAAATCAAATTGGAGTTGTTCAAAAAACACAAGGAAATAGTTCGCAACTCCTTAACCGAGCTGAACTTACAGAATTGTTTAGAAATGTTTATCAGGGAACAAAGAAATTGGAAAATATTGTTACTATTGGTTTAGTGGGATATCCAAATGTCGGTAAAAGTAGTACTATAAATGCTTTGATGGCAGAGAAAAAAGTATCTGTTTCGGCAACTCCTGGAAAGACgaaacattttcaaactttgtttttggaaaaagataTTATGCTTTGTGATTGTCCTGGTTTAGTTATGCCAAGTTTTGTATTAACTAAAGCCGATATGATATTAAATGGAATCTTACCAATTGATCAG ATGAGAGATCATGTCCCGCCAGTCAACTTGTTGTGCGCTCGCATTCCAAAACATATTCTTGAAGATAAATATGGTATCATAATTGCTAAACCAATAGAAGGCGAAGATCCCAACAGACCTCCTCATGCAGAAGAATTACTTTTAGCATATGGAT ataatCGAGGATTTATGACAGCAAATGGACAACCCGATCAGTCACGGTCTGCACGTTATGTGCTTAAGGACTATGTTAATGGAAAACTTCTCTATTGTCATGCCCCAAATGGAGTTGAACAAGAATCATTTCATACCTTTCCAGCTCGTGTAAGGAAAGAAATTGAAGAGGAATCACTTcccaaacaacaacaaagagcTATGCGA ataaataaaaacactGCTGCAAATGAAATAAATGATCAATTCTTCAAGACGAACAGTGGAGCACCCCACGCTAAAGGTCGTGCTAGTTTTCCACATATTGGTAATAGTAGTCAAGGTGATGTCGATGGACAAGCAACAGGTGTCCCCAACAAACCATGGCGACGACCCAAAAAAGAGAAACGTGAGAAACTTCGAAAGAAGTTTGTTCACTTGGATCAGCATTAG
- the LOC129912124 gene encoding sperm-associated antigen 7 produces the protein MDLLNSILNSMDKPPAVNEKDRELIKKQKEHLEKMKIKEKEEINRFRKYAQDRIDRFSKDERRYIEFEPMDKVYRGIIHEVAEVGGLVAISFGIEGHDRYSVVYKREFTPSEDEVKARRNGCHWNEKTAKEYAKMRLEQKQIEVERRQSPEKINPTTNYKDKYAHLIGQEAALEAARKTETNESYGFVPSKNKKDLRSIEQTMADIQAKKRLKIETENEINK, from the exons ATGGATTtattgaattcaatattaaattCAATGGATAAACCACCCGCTGTAAATGAAAAAGATAGAGAACTTATTAAAA AACAAAAGGAGCACCTCGAAAAAATGAAGATCAAAGAAAAAGAGGAAATCAATCGTTTTCGAAAATACGCTCAAGATAGAATTGATCGATTTTCCAAAGATGAAAGGCGTTACATTGAATTTGAACCAATGGATAAAGTTTACAGAGGAATAAT ACATGAAGTAGCCGAGGTGGGAGGTCTTGTGGCAATCAGTTTTGGAATCGAAGGACATGATCGGTATTCTGTTGTCTACAAGAGGGAATTTACACCTTCAGAAGACGAAGTTAAAGCGAGACGCAATGGTTGCCATTGGAATGAAAAAACAGCAAAGGAATATGCTAAAATG agattagaacaaaaacaaattgaagtTGAAAGAAGACAATCTCCGGAAAAGATAAATCCTACAACAAATTACAAAGATAAATATGCTCATTTAATTGGTCAGGAAGCGGCATTAGAAGCCGCTAGAAAGACAGAGACAAATGAATCTTATGGATTCG tgcccagcaaaaataaaaaagatctgAGATCTATAGAGCAGACAATGGCTGATATACAAGCTAAAAAACGTCTTAAAATTGAAACTGAgaatgaaattaataaataa
- the LOC129908112 gene encoding actin-related protein 8 isoform X2: protein MSSQSSCPEHLQAQMIIIIHPGSLNLRIGRASDFNPIRIIHAIGRKIRPNGHQYRDRILPQVSKESLAEFEEHRLQVSHIIQSCSQSDGRRRYATPPQQIAAFNRRSTPDIIGKAETNTLRKETIIGDEIMNINVNDPYNIHFPIKRGELNLHSELGGSLTSVMTDLQDIWEHVLKAKMGIDLSILNQYKAVLVIPDIYNRSHLKELTSLLLNRMGFGSCFLVQDHVSATFGAGLGHACVVDVGDQKTSISCVEDGISQPNTRVRLEYGGADVTQVLHCLLEKCSFPYKECNDSTLKDVFLLKQLKEKCCHVNLDICGSQEKTFEVCHGENKLKYTIQVGDECIVAPLSLFHTELLTITGKSKAAKVQISASHQPDSEDCFDAEYIRETSRRNAREQLDQIQGDGVIVQQDNQEEELVVDSFENERDSKNDKDFVLPNGQVIGIDQAVLLSIERCPNEEMKKKMYGCVLVVGGGMKFAGIGKWLQNKMALNVAYSHRSEHLDIVTSTKDMDPAMTAWKGAAIMSCLESAPELWINQHEWQKYGLRILREKAPFM, encoded by the exons ATGTCTAGTCAATCTAGCTGCCCAGAG CACTTGCAAGCTCAAATGATTATCATCATTCATCCCGGTTCTTTGAATCTTCGAATTGGAAGAGCTTCCGATTTTAATCCCATACGAATTATCCATGCTATTGGTCGCAAAATACGTCCAAATGGACATCAATATCGAGATCGAATTCTTCCTCAAGTT tcAAAAGAATCCTTGGCTGAGTTTGAAGAACATCGTTTACAAGTATCCCACATCATTCAATCATGCTCCCAATCGGACGGTCGACGAAGATACGCAACACCACCCCAACAAATTGCTGCGTTCAACAGAAGATCTACTCCTGACATAATTGGGAAAGCAGAGACGAACACATTGAGAAAAGAGACTATTATCGGAGATGAG attatgaACATAAACGTTAATGATCCCTACAATATTCATTTCCCAATAAAACGTGGAGAACTTAATCTGCACAGTGAACTTGGAGGTTCTCTAACCTCAGTTATGACTGACTTACAAGATATTTGGGAACAtgttttaaaagcaaaaatgggTATCGATTTAAG TATACTGAATCAATATAAAGCAGTGTTAGTCATTCCCGATATTTATAACCGAAGTCACCTCAAAGAACTAACTTCCCTGCTGTTAAATCGGATGGGTTTCGGAAGTTGTTTCTTAGTTCAG GATCATGTTTCAGCGACATTTGGTGCCGGTTTGGGACATGCTTGTGTCGTCGATGTCGGCGATCAGAAGACATCAATTTCTTGCGTAGAAGATGGTATTTCTCAACCAAATACAAGAGTTAGACTTGAGTATGGTGGAGCTGATGTGACACAAGTCTTACACTGTCTTTTAGAAAAATGCTCCTTTCCTTATAAAGAGTGCAATGATAGTACTTTAAAGGATGTATTTTTGCTTAAacaattgaaagaaaaatgttgtCATGTTAATCTG gACATTTGTGGAtctcaagaaaaaacatttgaagTGTGTCACGGAGAGAACAAATTAAAATACACAATACAAGTTGGCGATGAATGTATCGTTGCACCACTTAGCTTATTTCACACTGAACTCCTGACGATTACAGGCAAAAGTAAAGCAGCAAAGGTACAAATATCTGCTTCTCATCAGCCAGACTCAGAAGACTGTTTTGATGCTGAATACATAAGGGAAACGAGT AGAAGGAATGCTCGTGAACAACTTGATCAAATTCAAGGTGATGGTGTTATTGTGCAACAGGATAATCAAGAAGAAGAACTTGTTGTTGATTCATTTGAAAATGAAAGAGATAGCAAAAACgataaagattttgttttaccaAATGGTCAAGTAATTGGTATTGACCAAGCCGTCTTACTCAGTATTGAGCGATGTC caAATGAAGAgatgaaaaagaaaatgtaCGGATGTGTACTTGTTGTTGGAGGGGGAATGAAGTTTGCTGGAATTGGAAAATGGTTGCAGAACAAAATGGCATTGAATGTCGCATACTCTCATCGTTCTG agcATCTTGATATTGTAACAAGTACTAAAGATATGGATCCTGCAATGACCGCTTGGAAAGGAGCTGCAATTATGTCGTGTTTGGAAAGTGCACCTGAACTATGGATAAACCAACATGAATGGCAAAAGTATGGTCTACGAATATTAAGAGAAAAAGCGCCTTTTATGTG A
- the LOC129908112 gene encoding actin-related protein 8 isoform X1, whose product MSSQSSCPEHLQAQMIIIIHPGSLNLRIGRASDFNPIRIIHAIGRKIRPNGHQYRDRILPQVSKESLAEFEEHRLQVSHIIQSCSQSDGRRRYATPPQQIAAFNRRSTPDIIGKAETNTLRKETIIGDEIMNINVNDPYNIHFPIKRGELNLHSELGGSLTSVMTDLQDIWEHVLKAKMGIDLSILNQYKAVLVIPDIYNRSHLKELTSLLLNRMGFGSCFLVQDHVSATFGAGLGHACVVDVGDQKTSISCVEDGISQPNTRVRLEYGGADVTQVLHCLLEKCSFPYKECNDSTLKDVFLLKQLKEKCCHVNLDICGSQEKTFEVCHGENKLKYTIQVGDECIVAPLSLFHTELLTITGKSKAAKVQISASHQPDSEDCFDAEYIRETSRRNAREQLDQIQGDGVIVQQDNQEEELVVDSFENERDSKNDKDFVLPNGQVIGIDQAVLLSIERCPNEEMKKKMYGCVLVVGGGMKFAGIGKWLQNKMALNVAYSHRSEHLDIVTSTKDMDPAMTAWKGAAIMSCLESAPELWINQHEWQKYGLRILREKAPFMW is encoded by the exons ATGTCTAGTCAATCTAGCTGCCCAGAG CACTTGCAAGCTCAAATGATTATCATCATTCATCCCGGTTCTTTGAATCTTCGAATTGGAAGAGCTTCCGATTTTAATCCCATACGAATTATCCATGCTATTGGTCGCAAAATACGTCCAAATGGACATCAATATCGAGATCGAATTCTTCCTCAAGTT tcAAAAGAATCCTTGGCTGAGTTTGAAGAACATCGTTTACAAGTATCCCACATCATTCAATCATGCTCCCAATCGGACGGTCGACGAAGATACGCAACACCACCCCAACAAATTGCTGCGTTCAACAGAAGATCTACTCCTGACATAATTGGGAAAGCAGAGACGAACACATTGAGAAAAGAGACTATTATCGGAGATGAG attatgaACATAAACGTTAATGATCCCTACAATATTCATTTCCCAATAAAACGTGGAGAACTTAATCTGCACAGTGAACTTGGAGGTTCTCTAACCTCAGTTATGACTGACTTACAAGATATTTGGGAACAtgttttaaaagcaaaaatgggTATCGATTTAAG TATACTGAATCAATATAAAGCAGTGTTAGTCATTCCCGATATTTATAACCGAAGTCACCTCAAAGAACTAACTTCCCTGCTGTTAAATCGGATGGGTTTCGGAAGTTGTTTCTTAGTTCAG GATCATGTTTCAGCGACATTTGGTGCCGGTTTGGGACATGCTTGTGTCGTCGATGTCGGCGATCAGAAGACATCAATTTCTTGCGTAGAAGATGGTATTTCTCAACCAAATACAAGAGTTAGACTTGAGTATGGTGGAGCTGATGTGACACAAGTCTTACACTGTCTTTTAGAAAAATGCTCCTTTCCTTATAAAGAGTGCAATGATAGTACTTTAAAGGATGTATTTTTGCTTAAacaattgaaagaaaaatgttgtCATGTTAATCTG gACATTTGTGGAtctcaagaaaaaacatttgaagTGTGTCACGGAGAGAACAAATTAAAATACACAATACAAGTTGGCGATGAATGTATCGTTGCACCACTTAGCTTATTTCACACTGAACTCCTGACGATTACAGGCAAAAGTAAAGCAGCAAAGGTACAAATATCTGCTTCTCATCAGCCAGACTCAGAAGACTGTTTTGATGCTGAATACATAAGGGAAACGAGT AGAAGGAATGCTCGTGAACAACTTGATCAAATTCAAGGTGATGGTGTTATTGTGCAACAGGATAATCAAGAAGAAGAACTTGTTGTTGATTCATTTGAAAATGAAAGAGATAGCAAAAACgataaagattttgttttaccaAATGGTCAAGTAATTGGTATTGACCAAGCCGTCTTACTCAGTATTGAGCGATGTC caAATGAAGAgatgaaaaagaaaatgtaCGGATGTGTACTTGTTGTTGGAGGGGGAATGAAGTTTGCTGGAATTGGAAAATGGTTGCAGAACAAAATGGCATTGAATGTCGCATACTCTCATCGTTCTG agcATCTTGATATTGTAACAAGTACTAAAGATATGGATCCTGCAATGACCGCTTGGAAAGGAGCTGCAATTATGTCGTGTTTGGAAAGTGCACCTGAACTATGGATAAACCAACATGAATGGCAAAAGTATGGTCTACGAATATTAAGAGAAAAAGCGCCTTTTATGTGGTAA
- the LOC129911274 gene encoding zinc finger protein 23-like isoform X2 → MCNKCIRQLTNSYLYRQMVIKANETLREQQTSMKTEEGVLSTLYYYEQSTSHNESIEHEEEHVQEMTEDEEEDEDEGHEVLEVHEEDQTSQVLENVEIDNDSIKIEINSHEVNHYEFAIIDNDNQMMIERNEEVIDDSSQTSFFKEEKDPQHLDGSSVGHKLPINPRIRRKKTIPGPPFKCEICGKHLSNHSSYKYHMQLHSDATPFLCSHCGEKFKTRNAYDGHMTTHDSKNPNMCNLCGKTYRQASSLRMHILTHTGEKPYLCGICGKGLTQKSGFKKHMLVHTGEKPFSCDVCGKEFRYSSNLITHKRSHSGEKPYECKQCEKKFSSGEQLRRHELIHSGERPYSCDICHKAFNRRSTLLVHKQVHKDKTAVNIKEEKK, encoded by the exons ATGTGCAATAAATGCATACGTCAACTTACCAATTCCTATCTCTACCGTCAAATGGTAATAAAAGCCAATGAAACTCTCCGAGAACAACAAACTAGTATGAAAACCGAAGAAGGAGTTCTAAGCACTCTGTACTATTATGAGCAATCAACTTCACACAATGAATCAATAGAACACGAAGAAGAACATGTTCAAGAAATGACTGAAGATGAAGAAGAGGATGAAGATGAAGGACATGAAGTATTAGAAGTACACGAAGAAGATCAAACTAGCCAAGTTCTGGAAAATGTTGAAATCGACAAtgattctattaaaatcgaaatCAATTCACATGAAGTTAATCATTATGAATTTGCAATAATAGATAATGATAATCAAATGATGATTGAGCGGAATGAAGAAGTCATTGATGATTCTAGTCAAACGAGttttttcaaagaagaaaaagatcCACAACACTTGGATGGTAGTAGTGTTGGTCATAAATTACCAATTAACCCACGTATACGTAGAAAGAAAACTATTCCTGGTCCACCATTTAAGTGTGAAATTTGTGGCAAACATTTAAGTAATCACAGTTCGTACAAATATCATATGCAATTGCATTCTGATGCAACACCATTTCTCTGTAGTCATTGTGGAGAGAAATTCAAAACAAGAAATGCTTACGATGGACACATGACCACGCACGATTCAAAAAATCCAAATATGTGTAACCTTTGTGGTAAAACTTATAGACAGGCTAGTTCTCTTCGTATGCATATTCTTACACACACTGGAGAAAAACCCTATTTATGTGGTATATGTGGCAAGGGATTGACACAAAAGTCTGGATTTAAG AAACATATGCTAGTTCATACGGGAGAGAAGCCATTTAGTTGCGATGTCTGTGGCAAAGAATTCCGATACTCCAGCAATCTTATAACACACAAGAGATCACATTCTGGGGAGAAACCTTACGAGTGCAAG caatgcgagaaaaaattttctagTGGCGAACAATTAAGGCGACATGAATTAATACACTCTGGAGAAAGGCCATATTCTTGCGATATTTGCCATAAAGCTTTCAATAGACGAAGTACACTTTTGGTCCACAAACAAGTTCACAAAGATAAAACAGCAGTGAATattaaggaagaaaaaaaataa
- the LOC129911274 gene encoding zinc finger protein 23-like isoform X1, protein MANENELEVICRTCLNETNSFKCIYKVGMLCGEITTLSAMLNDCTSIEFNEDEDLPRFMCNKCIRQLTNSYLYRQMVIKANETLREQQTSMKTEEGVLSTLYYYEQSTSHNESIEHEEEHVQEMTEDEEEDEDEGHEVLEVHEEDQTSQVLENVEIDNDSIKIEINSHEVNHYEFAIIDNDNQMMIERNEEVIDDSSQTSFFKEEKDPQHLDGSSVGHKLPINPRIRRKKTIPGPPFKCEICGKHLSNHSSYKYHMQLHSDATPFLCSHCGEKFKTRNAYDGHMTTHDSKNPNMCNLCGKTYRQASSLRMHILTHTGEKPYLCGICGKGLTQKSGFKKHMLVHTGEKPFSCDVCGKEFRYSSNLITHKRSHSGEKPYECKQCEKKFSSGEQLRRHELIHSGERPYSCDICHKAFNRRSTLLVHKQVHKDKTAVNIKEEKK, encoded by the exons ATGGCAAATGAAAACGAACTTGAAGTCATTTGTCGGACTTgtttaaatgaaacaaattcatttaaatgCATTTACAAAGTTGGTATGCTTTGTGGCGAGATAACAACATTGTCTGCAATGCTAAATGACTGCACATCTAttgag tTTAACGAAGATGAGGATCTACCTCGATTTATGTGCAATAAATGCATACGTCAACTTACCAATTCCTATCTCTACCGTCAAATGGTAATAAAAGCCAATGAAACTCTCCGAGAACAACAAACTAGTATGAAAACCGAAGAAGGAGTTCTAAGCACTCTGTACTATTATGAGCAATCAACTTCACACAATGAATCAATAGAACACGAAGAAGAACATGTTCAAGAAATGACTGAAGATGAAGAAGAGGATGAAGATGAAGGACATGAAGTATTAGAAGTACACGAAGAAGATCAAACTAGCCAAGTTCTGGAAAATGTTGAAATCGACAAtgattctattaaaatcgaaatCAATTCACATGAAGTTAATCATTATGAATTTGCAATAATAGATAATGATAATCAAATGATGATTGAGCGGAATGAAGAAGTCATTGATGATTCTAGTCAAACGAGttttttcaaagaagaaaaagatcCACAACACTTGGATGGTAGTAGTGTTGGTCATAAATTACCAATTAACCCACGTATACGTAGAAAGAAAACTATTCCTGGTCCACCATTTAAGTGTGAAATTTGTGGCAAACATTTAAGTAATCACAGTTCGTACAAATATCATATGCAATTGCATTCTGATGCAACACCATTTCTCTGTAGTCATTGTGGAGAGAAATTCAAAACAAGAAATGCTTACGATGGACACATGACCACGCACGATTCAAAAAATCCAAATATGTGTAACCTTTGTGGTAAAACTTATAGACAGGCTAGTTCTCTTCGTATGCATATTCTTACACACACTGGAGAAAAACCCTATTTATGTGGTATATGTGGCAAGGGATTGACACAAAAGTCTGGATTTAAG AAACATATGCTAGTTCATACGGGAGAGAAGCCATTTAGTTGCGATGTCTGTGGCAAAGAATTCCGATACTCCAGCAATCTTATAACACACAAGAGATCACATTCTGGGGAGAAACCTTACGAGTGCAAG caatgcgagaaaaaattttctagTGGCGAACAATTAAGGCGACATGAATTAATACACTCTGGAGAAAGGCCATATTCTTGCGATATTTGCCATAAAGCTTTCAATAGACGAAGTACACTTTTGGTCCACAAACAAGTTCACAAAGATAAAACAGCAGTGAATattaaggaagaaaaaaaataa